The Petropleomorpha daqingensis genome includes a window with the following:
- a CDS encoding FAD-binding oxidoreductase, whose amino-acid sequence MPEQPEMTIQGWGPARAAAGDTVPKAARRYLTRELGWTPRDTPPVPVAEIELAPSRLPDDVRTVLVGLLGEENVLTDRDARLRHAGGKSYLDLLRRRSGDASDAPDAVVLPGSTEETAALLTACSDRGIVVVPFGGGTSVVGGLAGMDPDDRPCVVVDLSRMAGLQAVDVPSSLATVGPGMRGPQLEEALGEQGLTLGHLPQSFEFATIGGYAATRSAGQQSTGIGRFDDLVAGLTLATPVGVLELGHAPASAAGPDLLGLAVGSEGTLGVITEVRLRVRPKPRTVHYEGWSFRSWAAGLAGLQRLARHDLLPDVVRLSDADETRANLLMATGAGARALRGALKARGRADGCLLVLGWEGLPTLVRARMKTAASVLREDGALRLGSKVGESWRAHRFDGPYLRDRLMDHGLLVETLETAASWTALPTVYDAVLRALRTSLTREGKRPLIMTHLSHGYPTGGSLYFTVLADRDDELPIQQWLTAKRAATDALMSAGGTLTHHHAVGADHRPWLEREVGPLGVEVLRVVKQRLDPNGILNPGVLLPE is encoded by the coding sequence ATGCCCGAGCAGCCGGAAATGACGATCCAGGGCTGGGGGCCCGCACGGGCCGCCGCCGGCGACACCGTGCCCAAGGCTGCGCGCCGCTACCTGACCCGCGAGCTCGGCTGGACGCCCCGGGACACGCCACCGGTGCCGGTCGCCGAGATCGAGCTGGCGCCGTCGCGGTTGCCGGACGACGTCCGCACCGTGCTCGTGGGCCTGCTCGGCGAGGAGAACGTGCTCACCGACCGCGACGCGCGGCTGCGGCACGCCGGCGGCAAGAGCTACCTCGACCTGCTGCGCCGCCGCTCCGGCGACGCCTCGGACGCCCCGGACGCCGTCGTCCTGCCCGGCAGCACCGAGGAGACCGCGGCGCTGCTGACCGCCTGCAGCGACCGCGGGATCGTCGTCGTCCCCTTCGGCGGGGGCACCAGCGTCGTCGGCGGCCTGGCCGGCATGGACCCCGACGACCGGCCCTGCGTGGTGGTCGACCTCTCGCGGATGGCCGGCCTCCAGGCCGTCGACGTCCCGTCGTCCCTGGCGACCGTCGGCCCCGGGATGCGCGGTCCGCAGCTGGAGGAGGCGCTCGGCGAGCAGGGGCTGACGCTGGGCCACCTCCCGCAGAGCTTCGAGTTCGCGACGATCGGCGGGTACGCGGCCACCCGCTCGGCCGGGCAGCAGTCGACCGGCATCGGCCGCTTCGACGACCTGGTCGCGGGGCTGACCCTGGCCACGCCGGTCGGCGTCCTGGAGCTGGGGCACGCCCCGGCCAGCGCCGCCGGGCCGGACCTGCTCGGCCTGGCCGTGGGCTCGGAGGGCACGCTCGGCGTGATCACCGAGGTGCGGCTGCGGGTGCGCCCGAAGCCGCGGACCGTGCACTACGAGGGCTGGTCGTTCCGCTCGTGGGCGGCGGGCCTGGCGGGGCTGCAGCGGCTGGCGCGGCACGACCTCCTGCCCGACGTCGTCCGCCTCTCCGACGCCGACGAGACGCGGGCCAACCTGCTCATGGCGACCGGCGCCGGCGCGCGGGCGCTGCGCGGGGCGCTCAAGGCCCGCGGCCGGGCCGACGGCTGCTTGCTGGTGCTCGGCTGGGAGGGGCTGCCGACGCTGGTCCGCGCGCGGATGAAGACGGCGGCGTCGGTGCTGCGCGAGGACGGCGCCCTGCGGCTGGGCAGCAAGGTCGGCGAGTCGTGGCGGGCGCACCGCTTCGACGGGCCGTACCTGCGCGACCGGCTCATGGACCACGGCCTGCTGGTCGAGACCCTGGAGACGGCGGCCTCCTGGACGGCGCTGCCGACCGTGTACGACGCGGTCCTCCGGGCGCTGCGGACGTCGCTGACCCGCGAGGGCAAGCGGCCGCTGATCATGACCCACCTGTCGCACGGGTACCCGACCGGCGGCTCGCTGTACTTCACGGTGCTCGCCGACCGGGACGACGAGCTGCCGATCCAGCAGTGGCTGACGGCGAAGCGCGCGGCGACCGACGCGCTGATGTCGGCCGGCGGCACGCTCACCCACCACCACGCCGTCGGCGCCGACCACCGCCCGTGGCTGGAGCGGGAGGTCGGGCCGCTCGGCGTCGAGGTGCTGCGCGTGGTCAAGCAGCGCCTCGACCCCAACGGCATCCTCAACCCCGGCGTGCTGCTGCCGGAGTAG
- a CDS encoding glycerol-3-phosphate dehydrogenase/oxidase produces the protein MLPGALSPARRARDLEAVAGASVDVVVVGGGVTGAGVALDAASRGLSVVLLERADLAAGTSRWSSKLVHGGLRYLAHGEIGLARESARERAVLMGSTAPHLVRPLPFLVPDAAGRSVSALAGLGGRVGDAVRLSVPGGRGSLPPTRRVSAAQVAALVPGVRKGRGGVVFWDGQLADDARLVVALARTAAAYGAHVLTGAVVTGVDGHEVHVALPGGTSTTVRAGVVVNAAGVWAQKLAPGIRLVPSRGSHLVVPAERLGSPFAALTVPLPGSRSRYVFALPQARGLVYLGITDEPVAGPPGDEDPKPSDAEIEQLLETVNQVLAEPLKRADLVGAYAGLRPLVLPASAGTGLGDATADLSRKHLLAWDGAVLSVVGGKLTTYRAMAEQAVDEVVARLGRGAARAVTARLPLIGAAPRVVLDRVAASPRLVARYGTEAPLVEALGTEPVVEGRPETRGELRFAVRAEGARTVADLLDRRTRIGLVPADRAVASMVAERILTEET, from the coding sequence GTGCTGCCCGGTGCGCTGAGCCCTGCCCGTCGCGCCCGTGACCTCGAGGCCGTCGCCGGGGCCTCGGTCGACGTCGTCGTGGTCGGCGGCGGGGTCACCGGCGCGGGAGTCGCCCTCGACGCCGCCTCGCGCGGGCTGTCCGTCGTCCTGCTGGAACGGGCGGATCTCGCGGCGGGCACCAGCCGCTGGTCGTCCAAGCTCGTGCACGGCGGGCTGCGCTACCTCGCGCACGGCGAGATCGGCCTGGCGCGGGAGAGCGCGCGCGAGCGGGCCGTGCTCATGGGGTCGACCGCGCCGCACCTGGTCCGGCCGCTGCCGTTCCTCGTCCCGGACGCCGCCGGCCGCTCGGTGAGCGCGCTGGCCGGGCTCGGCGGGCGGGTCGGTGACGCCGTCCGGCTCTCGGTGCCCGGCGGCCGCGGCTCGCTGCCCCCGACCCGACGGGTGTCGGCCGCGCAGGTGGCCGCCCTGGTCCCGGGCGTGCGGAAGGGCAGGGGCGGCGTCGTCTTCTGGGACGGGCAGCTGGCCGACGACGCGCGCCTCGTCGTCGCGCTGGCCCGCACCGCGGCGGCCTACGGCGCGCACGTGCTCACCGGCGCGGTGGTGACCGGGGTCGACGGGCACGAGGTGCACGTCGCGCTGCCCGGCGGGACGTCGACCACCGTGCGGGCCGGCGTGGTCGTGAACGCGGCCGGGGTGTGGGCGCAGAAGCTGGCGCCCGGGATCCGGCTGGTGCCCTCGCGCGGCTCGCACCTCGTCGTCCCGGCGGAGCGGCTCGGGTCGCCGTTCGCGGCGCTGACCGTGCCGCTGCCCGGGTCGCGGTCCCGGTACGTGTTCGCGCTGCCCCAGGCCCGCGGCCTGGTCTACCTCGGGATCACCGACGAGCCGGTCGCCGGGCCGCCGGGGGACGAGGACCCGAAGCCGTCGGACGCCGAGATCGAGCAGCTGCTCGAGACGGTCAACCAGGTGCTCGCCGAGCCGCTGAAGCGCGCCGACCTGGTCGGGGCCTACGCCGGGCTGCGCCCGCTGGTGCTGCCCGCCTCCGCGGGGACCGGCCTCGGTGACGCGACCGCCGACCTCTCCCGCAAGCACCTGCTCGCGTGGGACGGAGCGGTCCTCTCCGTGGTCGGGGGCAAGCTGACCACCTACCGGGCCATGGCCGAGCAGGCCGTGGACGAGGTCGTGGCGCGGCTCGGGCGCGGGGCGGCGCGGGCGGTGACCGCGCGGCTGCCGCTGATCGGCGCCGCGCCCCGGGTGGTGCTCGACCGGGTCGCGGCCTCCCCCCGGCTGGTGGCGCGGTACGGCACCGAGGCGCCGCTGGTCGAGGCGCTGGGCACGGAGCCGGTGGTCGAGGGCCGGCCCGAGACCCGGGGGGAGCTGCGCTTCGCCGTCCGGGCGGAGGGCGCGCGCACGGTCGCGGACCTCCTCGACCGGCGCACCCGCATCGGCCTGGTGCCGGCCGACCGGGCGGTGGCGTCGATGGTGGCCGAGCGGATCCTCACCGAGGAGACCTAG